The Peromyscus maniculatus bairdii isolate BWxNUB_F1_BW_parent chromosome 6, HU_Pman_BW_mat_3.1, whole genome shotgun sequence genome has a segment encoding these proteins:
- the LOC102928503 gene encoding NADPH-dependent 3-keto-steroid reductase HSD3B3-like isoform X2, with protein sequence MNLWKKEELQTKAKVTVLKGDILDAQCLRRACQGVSVVIHTAAVIDVVGVLPRQTILDINFKGTQLLLDACVEASVPVFIYSSSVAVAGPNSYKDIIQNGCEEDNLESTSSHPYPYSKKMAEKAVLAANGCTLKDGGTLHTCALRLPFIYGDGSQYTSHTVNRALKNNGTLDNFAKFSVVNTVYVSNAAWAHILAARGLRDPKKSPNIQGQFYYISDETPHQSYCGLYYALSKDWGFHVDSSWSLPLPLLYWLAFLLETMSFLLRPIYNYQPPFNRYMVTILNTVFTFSYKKAQRDLGYEPPVSWEEARQKTSQWIGSLVEQHKGTLNTKTQ encoded by the exons ATGAACCTGTGGAAAAAAGAAG AGCTGCAGACAAAAGCCAAGGTGACAGTGCTGAAGGGAGACATTCTGGATGCCCAGTGCCTGAGGAGAGCCTGCCAGGGCGTCTCTGTTGTCATCCACACCGCTGCTGTCATTGATGTCGTGGGTGTTCTTCCCAGACAGACCATCCTGGATATTAATTTTAAAG GTACTCAGCTCCTGTTGGATGCTTGTGTGGAAGCCAGTGTCCCAGTCTTCATCTACAGCAGCTCAGTGGCTGTGGCTGGACCAAACTCCTACAAGGACATCATCCAGAATGGCTGCGAAGAAGACAATCTTGAAAGCACATCATCTCATCCTTACCCATACAGCAAAAAGATGGCTGAGAAGGCAGTGCTGGCAGCCAATGGGTGCACCCTGAAAGATGGTGGCACTTTGCATACTTGTGCCTTAAGACTCCCATTCATCTATGGGGATGGGAGCCAATATACTTCACACACAGTGAATAGAGCACTCAAGAATAATGGCACACTTGACAATTTTGCCAAATTCTCTGTGGTCAACACAGTATATGTGAGTAATGCAGCCTGGGCACACATTCTGGCAGCCAGGGGCCTACGAGACCCCAAGAAGTCACCAAACATCCAAGGTCAGTTCTACTACATCTCAGATGAAACCCCTCACCAAAGCTACTGTGGTTTATATTATGCCCTGAGCAAGGACTGGGGCTTCCACGTTGATTCCAGTTGGAGCCTTCCTCTGCCCTTGCtctactggcttgctttcctgtTGGAAACTATGAGCTTCCTGCTGCGTCCAATCTACAATTACCAGCCTCCTTTTAATCGCTATATGGTCACAATATTAAATACTGTGTTCACCTTCTCCTACAAGAAAGCTCAGCGAGATCTGGGCTATGAGCCACCTGTCAGCTGGGAGGAAGCCAGACAGAAAACTTCACAGTGGATCGGGTCACTAGTGGAGCAGCACAAGGGGACACTGAACACAAAGACTCAGTGA